GTTGGTGACCAGAGTCGAGTTGGCGTCTTTTTCGATGACGGCGTGACCGGCGACGTCGACGCTGGCCTTGACGTCACGCACCCGCGATTCGGTGGCCTGCAGCTTCCAGCTGGCGACCGTGCCCTGGCCTTGGCCGCCCTCGAGCACCTGGTAGTCGCGGTAGTGCGACGACAGGATCTTGGGCCGCACACCTTGATAGTCGGCAACGGCGGACAGCACGGTGGCGGGCTCAGCGTTGATCAGGATCGAGCTGGCTGCACTGACTTGTCCCATTGGGTCTAACTCCTCTGCGCGGACGTGATCTCGCCGACCAGCGTATAGGTTGCCCACCGGGGCGCTAGGCGCTGAGGCGGCC
This genomic stretch from Mycobacterium paraterrae harbors:
- a CDS encoding SRPBCC family protein — encoded protein: MGQVSAASSILINAEPATVLSAVADYQGVRPKILSSHYRDYQVLEGGQGQGTVASWKLQATESRVRDVKASVDVAGHAVIEKDANSTLVTNWTVAPAGPGSSVTVTTSWKGAGGIKGFFEKTFAPLGLKKIQAEVLANLKRELEN